The following are encoded together in the Desulfovibrio sp. JC022 genome:
- a CDS encoding HAD family hydrolase, protein MKKIEAIIFDFDGTLAELNIDFDEMKKRLKALGSAFLHPLPENDVPALEWVDFIADCLSEDDPDLGKEFHTRCRFLIITMEVEAARNGKLFPFTCDILNGLRDSGIKTGIITRNTASAVRELVPEINDISGCFLSREDVQNVKPHPEHLFKALEKIGVDASNALMVGDHPMDIETGKRAGAMTAGVATGRMSVEELQKADPDFVAANCAELMQLLEKEGLVINS, encoded by the coding sequence ATGAAAAAAATAGAAGCAATAATTTTTGATTTTGACGGCACATTGGCCGAGTTGAACATTGATTTCGATGAGATGAAGAAAAGATTAAAGGCCTTGGGGAGTGCTTTTCTTCATCCTTTGCCGGAAAATGATGTTCCGGCCCTTGAGTGGGTGGATTTCATAGCCGACTGTCTTTCCGAAGATGACCCGGATCTGGGAAAAGAATTCCATACCCGCTGCCGCTTTTTGATTATCACCATGGAAGTGGAAGCGGCCCGTAACGGAAAGCTTTTTCCGTTCACCTGCGATATCCTTAACGGTTTGCGCGATTCCGGAATCAAAACCGGGATCATCACTCGCAATACCGCTTCAGCCGTGCGGGAACTTGTCCCGGAAATCAACGACATTTCCGGTTGTTTTCTTTCCCGTGAAGATGTTCAAAACGTCAAACCGCACCCGGAGCACTTATTCAAGGCTCTGGAAAAAATCGGGGTGGATGCATCAAACGCACTTATGGTCGGTGATCATCCCATGGATATTGAAACAGGGAAGCGGGCTGGAGCTATGACCGCCGGAGTAGCAACAGGGCGTATGTCCGTAGAAGAACTTCAGAAAGCAGACCCGGATTTCGTAGCTGCAAATTGTGCAGAACTTATGCAACTACTTGAAAAAGAAGGTTTAGTTATAAACAGTTAG
- a CDS encoding DUF362 domain-containing protein: MSKVYFWNLRTTRKSPHALRMKKLLKQSGLNAIIDPGNLVALKVHFGESGNTGYLNALNLRPIVDFLKKAGAKPFFTDTSTLYVGDRGESVSHGLLAARHGYDPNIVGAPVMFADGLRGEYETTIPYAGKHISEAYVAGMFMETDMMVTLNHVKGHGLAGYGGAIKNIGMGCASKKGKMHVHVSTAPHLHPEKCTGCGVCITECAAKALDLDDDGKIIMGGKCTGCGRCFLSCRYGAISIDWKSDVEIFTKRLIEYNKAILDQLKRPAMHINFLMNITPDCDCHGYSDAPICPDLGVMISSDPVAIDQASLDMINSAPPLYPSRLPDGLSQGDDKFKALTPDTPDSFGLKYAEEIGLGSRNYKLVTI, translated from the coding sequence ATGTCTAAAGTATATTTTTGGAATTTACGCACCACACGTAAATCTCCACACGCCTTAAGAATGAAAAAACTGCTCAAGCAGTCCGGCTTGAACGCCATCATTGATCCGGGCAATCTGGTGGCCCTGAAAGTCCATTTCGGGGAAAGCGGTAATACCGGATACCTGAACGCCCTAAACCTGCGTCCCATCGTGGATTTCCTGAAAAAAGCAGGTGCAAAACCTTTCTTTACCGATACCAGCACCCTTTATGTAGGTGACCGCGGAGAATCGGTTTCCCATGGCTTACTTGCTGCCCGTCACGGTTACGATCCCAATATTGTCGGTGCTCCGGTTATGTTTGCTGACGGACTGCGCGGGGAATACGAAACAACCATCCCTTATGCAGGAAAACATATTTCTGAAGCCTACGTAGCTGGCATGTTCATGGAAACGGACATGATGGTTACCCTAAACCATGTCAAAGGACACGGGCTGGCCGGATACGGCGGGGCCATCAAAAACATCGGCATGGGCTGTGCTTCCAAGAAAGGGAAAATGCATGTTCATGTCTCAACCGCACCTCATCTGCATCCTGAAAAGTGCACCGGATGCGGGGTCTGTATCACTGAATGTGCAGCCAAGGCACTCGATCTTGACGATGACGGTAAGATCATAATGGGTGGTAAATGCACCGGATGCGGACGCTGCTTCCTTTCCTGTCGATATGGTGCCATTTCCATCGACTGGAAAAGCGATGTGGAAATTTTCACCAAAAGGCTCATCGAGTACAATAAAGCTATTCTGGACCAGCTCAAACGTCCGGCCATGCACATCAACTTTCTTATGAACATCACCCCGGACTGTGATTGCCACGGCTACAGCGATGCGCCCATCTGTCCCGATCTCGGGGTTATGATCTCATCCGACCCTGTTGCTATTGATCAGGCCTCTCTGGATATGATCAACTCGGCACCGCCGCTTTATCCCAGCAGGCTTCCCGATGGGCTCAGTCAGGGTGATGACAAGTTCAAAGCCCTCACCCCGGATACACCGGACTCTTTCGGCCTCAAGTATGCCGAAGAGATCGGACTGGGGTCACGGAACTACAAGCTGGTTACTATTTAG
- a CDS encoding UDP-glucuronic acid decarboxylase family protein produces MHLLKRVLVTGGAGFLGAHLCERLLDEGCDVICVDNFFTGTKSNVTHLLGNPNFEIIRHDVTFPLYLEIDEIYNLACPASPIHYQHDPVQTTKTSVHGAINMLGLAKRTRAKIFQASTSEVYGDPQVHPQPESYVGSVNPIGPRSCYDEGKRCAETLFFDYYRQHRVNIKVARIFNTYGPKMHPNDGRVVSNFITQALLGKSITIYGDGSQTRSFCYVDDMIEGFLSLMDTPDEVTGPMNLGNPTEFSIRELAEKVIELTGSKSELIYKPLPGDDPKQRKPDITKAKELGWAPTIQLEKGLVSTIEYFKTLDLEAIFQK; encoded by the coding sequence ATGCATTTACTGAAAAGGGTTTTGGTAACTGGCGGAGCCGGATTTCTGGGGGCGCACCTTTGTGAACGGCTGCTTGATGAGGGCTGTGATGTTATCTGTGTTGATAACTTTTTTACCGGGACAAAATCAAACGTTACCCATTTGCTTGGCAATCCTAATTTTGAAATAATTCGCCATGATGTAACTTTTCCGCTCTATCTGGAAATTGATGAAATTTATAATCTGGCCTGCCCTGCTTCACCTATTCACTACCAGCATGATCCGGTGCAGACCACCAAGACTTCCGTACACGGTGCAATCAACATGCTCGGCCTAGCCAAGCGTACCAGAGCGAAAATTTTTCAGGCATCAACATCCGAAGTCTACGGTGACCCGCAAGTGCATCCTCAGCCGGAAAGTTACGTTGGCAGCGTAAATCCCATCGGCCCTCGCTCCTGTTACGATGAGGGTAAACGTTGCGCTGAAACCCTGTTTTTCGATTACTACCGTCAGCATCGGGTGAATATTAAAGTTGCCCGCATCTTCAATACCTATGGTCCAAAAATGCATCCCAATGATGGTCGTGTGGTTTCAAACTTTATCACTCAAGCCCTGCTCGGCAAATCGATCACCATTTACGGAGACGGCTCCCAGACCCGTTCATTTTGCTATGTCGATGACATGATAGAAGGGTTTCTCTCCCTGATGGATACACCGGACGAAGTGACAGGTCCCATGAACCTCGGTAACCCGACAGAATTTTCAATCCGCGAGCTGGCTGAGAAAGTAATTGAACTCACCGGATCAAAATCAGAACTTATCTACAAGCCGCTGCCCGGAGATGATCCCAAGCAGCGCAAGCCCGATATTACCAAAGCGAAAGAATTAGGTTGGGCACCGACCATTCAGCTGGAAAAAGGTCTGGTCAGTACAATTGAATATTTTAAGACTCTGGATTTAGAAGCAATATTTCAGAAGTAG
- the gap gene encoding type I glyceraldehyde-3-phosphate dehydrogenase: protein MSKVKVGINGFGRIGRQVLKTIWERHRDTVEVVAINDLFDIETNSALFARDTNYGKFPAEVKVEGTTMYIGSDYTIKNFAERDPRRIPWGECGVDIVIECTGIFRTGPTAAQHLEGGAKKVVISAPAKEEDITVVMGVNHKDYDPAKHTIISNASCTTNCLAPIVKTMHEKFGIDKGVMTTVHAYTNDQRILDQPHKDLRRARAAACNMIPTSTGAAKAVALVIPEMAGRFEGYSVRVPTPTVSLVDFVAVLKKDTTTEELKATLKAAAEGELNGIMGYSEAPLVSSDFLADPRSGIVEADFTVVQGGNLAKVYAWYDNEWGYSCRLADLIDYMAKCGI from the coding sequence ATGAGTAAAGTAAAAGTAGGTATTAACGGTTTCGGCCGTATCGGCCGTCAGGTTCTTAAGACCATCTGGGAAAGACATCGCGACACTGTTGAAGTTGTTGCTATCAACGACCTTTTCGATATTGAAACAAACTCCGCTCTTTTTGCACGCGACACCAACTACGGTAAATTTCCCGCAGAAGTAAAAGTAGAAGGAACCACCATGTACATCGGTTCCGACTACACCATCAAAAACTTCGCAGAACGTGATCCCCGCCGCATCCCCTGGGGTGAGTGCGGTGTAGATATCGTTATCGAGTGTACCGGTATTTTCAGAACCGGTCCTACCGCTGCCCAGCACCTTGAAGGCGGCGCAAAAAAAGTTGTTATCTCCGCTCCTGCAAAGGAAGAAGACATCACTGTTGTAATGGGTGTTAACCACAAGGACTACGATCCTGCAAAGCACACCATTATTTCCAACGCGTCTTGTACCACTAACTGCCTCGCGCCTATCGTTAAGACCATGCACGAGAAGTTCGGTATTGATAAAGGTGTGATGACCACTGTTCACGCGTACACCAACGATCAGCGCATTCTCGACCAGCCCCATAAGGACCTGCGTCGCGCCCGTGCTGCTGCTTGCAACATGATCCCCACCTCCACCGGTGCGGCCAAAGCTGTTGCTCTGGTAATCCCCGAAATGGCAGGCCGTTTCGAAGGTTACTCCGTGCGTGTACCAACACCTACCGTTTCCCTTGTTGACTTCGTTGCTGTGCTTAAGAAAGACACAACCACCGAAGAACTCAAGGCTACCCTGAAAGCGGCTGCTGAAGGTGAACTCAACGGAATCATGGGCTACTCTGAAGCTCCTCTTGTTTCCTCCGATTTCCTCGCCGATCCCCGTTCCGGTATCGTCGAAGCGGATTTCACCGTTGTACAGGGCGGTAACCTTGCCAAGGTTTACGCATGGTACGACAACGAATGGGGTTACTCCTGCCGTCTGGCCGACCTGATCGACTACATGGCTAAGTGCGGTATCTAA
- a CDS encoding GAF domain-containing protein, translating into MGVTRLYKAIFEITRAVNSSLEPEKVLHSIAEKVATEMELKGCFIRLLDRKGETLKADASYGLSERYEKKGPVEVSKSRLDQEVLEGKIVSIPDVRKDDRFQYPEQAAEEGLCSLVVVPLTARGEKVIGVLRVYSAELREFSEEELDFLKCVADLSGLALENARMYSALKRASELANDYIYRVDDL; encoded by the coding sequence ATGGGTGTAACCAGACTCTACAAAGCAATTTTTGAAATCACCAGAGCTGTTAACTCCAGCCTGGAACCTGAAAAAGTTCTGCACAGCATTGCCGAGAAAGTGGCAACTGAAATGGAACTGAAAGGTTGTTTTATCAGACTTCTCGACCGCAAGGGTGAAACCCTTAAAGCGGACGCATCCTACGGTCTGAGCGAACGTTACGAAAAGAAAGGTCCTGTTGAGGTTTCCAAGAGCCGTCTGGATCAGGAAGTTCTTGAAGGTAAGATCGTATCCATTCCCGATGTAAGAAAGGATGACCGTTTCCAGTATCCCGAGCAGGCTGCTGAAGAAGGTCTTTGCTCTCTGGTAGTTGTTCCTCTGACTGCACGCGGCGAAAAAGTAATCGGTGTTCTGCGCGTATACTCCGCTGAGCTCCGCGAATTTTCCGAAGAAGAACTGGACTTTCTCAAATGCGTTGCCGACCTCTCCGGTCTCGCTCTTGAAAATGCCCGCATGTACAGCGCACTGAAGCGTGCAAGCGAACTGGCAAACGATTACATCTACCGCGTCGACGATCTGTAA
- a CDS encoding ATP-binding protein, which produces MGHIIGKDIYRQLGDKVDGTTVRMPWSDSMREMLKALYSPAEAELIVRMPYRPSSIERISKLTGMSGNALRPMLESMCNKGLVCDLWEQDRYLYMISPFVIGFFEFTMMRTKGELDSAKWAELFNNYMFGDKSFFEANFGNNEQVSIMRALPHEGTIRNVDHVEVLDYEKASALVGQQDRFAVSLCSCRHEKMHLGEQKCGIDLETCTSMGEAADFLIRNNFAREICRSEMDDIMARSRELGFTLTTDNVRENAGFFCHCCGCCCNLMNGIKYSGYPGIVVSSTFIAEVDLADCNGCGKCARACPVDAISIHKETVPGSDKPRRYAEINKEICLGCGVCALKCPTDALQMDKREQRVIHPEDSFERVILQTLERGTLQNLIFDNPNSRSEDFMRSLLGGFLKLSPVKKRLMSDTLRSRFLSGLRKATS; this is translated from the coding sequence ATGGGACACATCATCGGAAAAGATATCTACCGCCAACTGGGTGATAAAGTGGACGGAACTACCGTGCGTATGCCGTGGTCCGATTCCATGCGTGAAATGCTTAAGGCCCTTTATTCTCCTGCGGAAGCGGAACTTATTGTACGTATGCCTTACCGCCCATCTTCAATTGAACGAATTTCAAAGTTGACCGGAATGAGCGGGAATGCGCTGCGTCCCATGCTCGAATCCATGTGCAATAAAGGTCTGGTCTGTGACCTGTGGGAGCAGGACCGCTATCTTTATATGATAAGCCCTTTTGTGATCGGCTTTTTCGAATTCACCATGATGCGCACCAAGGGCGAGCTTGATTCCGCCAAATGGGCCGAACTGTTCAATAATTACATGTTCGGGGACAAGTCGTTTTTTGAGGCCAATTTCGGCAACAATGAACAGGTCTCCATCATGCGTGCATTGCCCCATGAAGGCACTATCCGCAATGTGGATCACGTGGAAGTACTTGATTACGAAAAAGCTTCCGCGCTGGTAGGGCAGCAAGACAGGTTTGCGGTCAGCCTTTGTTCCTGCCGCCACGAGAAAATGCACCTCGGGGAGCAGAAGTGCGGAATCGATCTTGAAACCTGTACCTCTATGGGCGAAGCCGCCGATTTCCTGATTCGCAACAATTTTGCGCGCGAGATTTGCCGTTCGGAAATGGACGATATCATGGCCCGCTCAAGGGAACTCGGCTTTACTCTGACTACAGATAACGTGCGCGAGAATGCCGGGTTCTTCTGCCATTGCTGCGGATGTTGTTGTAATTTAATGAACGGGATTAAATATTCCGGCTATCCGGGAATCGTTGTCTCCTCTACTTTTATTGCTGAGGTTGATCTTGCCGACTGTAACGGCTGCGGCAAGTGCGCACGGGCCTGTCCTGTTGATGCGATCAGCATTCATAAAGAAACTGTCCCCGGATCAGATAAACCACGCCGATATGCTGAAATAAACAAAGAGATCTGTCTTGGCTGCGGAGTCTGCGCCCTTAAATGTCCCACCGATGCCTTGCAAATGGATAAACGCGAACAGCGGGTCATCCACCCTGAAGACAGCTTTGAGCGGGTTATCCTGCAAACTCTTGAGCGCGGCACTTTGCAGAACCTTATTTTTGATAACCCAAACAGCCGTAGCGAGGACTTCATGCGTTCCCTGCTGGGCGGATTCCTTAAACTTTCCCCGGTAAAAAAAAGATTGATGAGCGATACGCTTCGTTCACGTTTTCTCAGCGGTTTGCGCAAGGCTACCTCTTAA
- a CDS encoding PLP-dependent aminotransferase family protein, with amino-acid sequence MTKWIPELEGSARPKFKQLADAIERDVYAGKLCPGDKLPTHRDLADDLKMNVSTVTRGYAEAEKRGFISGTVGRGTFIASDAITSSSMVTFEPHAPGMIELGMVNTFYDLDPDIQDGMKRLTRRRNLNAFLRYTDPQGLPEHREVGAQWAKRYRLDASAGDVLVCSGAQHALTCCLSSLFRAGDRIATDALIYPGMKTLANMLGIRLVPVPMDDQGMIPEQLDRICRREKINGVSLMPGVQNPTSGCMSVERREQIAMICCNHDLTIIEDDAYALTVESDLPPVTSFAPERSVFIAGLSKSIAVGLRVAFMVAQGERFKALAHAILNSVWMTPPLNVELISQWIQDGTADITVKLKRQAARRRFDAVKDLLDGMGLGANPSGFFLWLSLPKPWKGYMVEQRAREAGLNIFGAEKFAVGGGPVPANIRLSLSGPKDIAQLRKGLGILREIFFN; translated from the coding sequence ATGACAAAATGGATACCTGAACTGGAAGGAAGTGCGCGGCCCAAGTTCAAGCAACTGGCAGATGCCATTGAGCGTGACGTTTATGCCGGGAAACTCTGTCCCGGAGATAAGTTGCCCACCCACCGTGATCTTGCTGATGATCTGAAGATGAACGTGAGCACAGTTACCCGTGGTTACGCCGAGGCTGAAAAAAGGGGCTTTATCAGCGGCACCGTAGGTCGCGGGACTTTCATCGCTTCCGATGCGATCACGTCATCATCAATGGTGACTTTTGAGCCGCATGCACCGGGCATGATCGAACTGGGCATGGTTAATACTTTCTATGATCTGGACCCGGACATTCAGGACGGTATGAAGCGGTTGACCCGCCGCCGCAATCTGAATGCCTTTCTACGTTACACCGATCCGCAGGGCTTGCCGGAGCATCGTGAAGTTGGGGCGCAGTGGGCCAAGCGGTATAGGTTGGATGCTTCGGCGGGGGATGTGCTGGTCTGCTCCGGTGCGCAGCATGCATTGACCTGCTGCCTGAGCAGTCTGTTCCGGGCCGGGGACCGTATTGCCACTGACGCACTTATCTATCCGGGTATGAAGACTCTTGCCAATATGCTCGGTATCCGCCTGGTTCCTGTTCCCATGGATGATCAGGGCATGATTCCTGAACAATTGGACAGAATCTGCCGCCGGGAAAAAATCAACGGCGTTTCGCTCATGCCCGGAGTGCAGAATCCGACTTCCGGTTGCATGTCTGTGGAGAGGCGGGAGCAGATTGCCATGATCTGCTGCAATCATGATCTGACCATCATTGAAGATGACGCCTACGCACTGACCGTGGAAAGTGACCTGCCTCCGGTTACATCCTTTGCCCCGGAGCGAAGCGTGTTTATTGCCGGACTTTCCAAATCCATAGCCGTGGGGCTGAGGGTGGCCTTTATGGTTGCGCAGGGGGAGCGGTTCAAAGCATTGGCCCACGCCATACTCAATTCCGTGTGGATGACTCCTCCGCTCAATGTTGAACTTATTTCGCAATGGATTCAGGACGGCACCGCTGACATCACCGTCAAGCTCAAACGACAGGCCGCGAGGCGTCGGTTTGATGCGGTTAAGGATCTGCTGGACGGCATGGGGCTTGGGGCGAATCCATCCGGATTTTTTCTTTGGCTTTCCCTGCCCAAGCCGTGGAAAGGGTACATGGTTGAGCAGCGCGCCCGTGAAGCGGGGCTAAATATTTTCGGAGCTGAGAAATTCGCCGTGGGTGGTGGCCCTGTTCCAGCCAATATCAGGCTTTCCCTGAGTGGTCCCAAGGATATTGCCCAGTTGCGTAAGGGGCTTGGGATTTTGCGGGAAATATTTTTCAATTAG
- a CDS encoding LysE family translocator — MQENFWAFLIFVIVMTGTPGPGNIASMALGQAVGFKRSIPFLSGIVIGGMVMDILTAMGLAELFMRYPQVSSVLKVGGMIYILYLAWKVLNMQANSSGQPKAFKFVEGLALHPLNPKHYAMTVSAFAQFADPNANSFMEILIFVGTFTCGAALFHSLWCFAGESFMKMLRSPMIRHTVNISMVVLMVGATAYALYK, encoded by the coding sequence ATGCAAGAAAATTTCTGGGCTTTCCTTATCTTTGTTATTGTCATGACCGGGACTCCCGGTCCGGGCAACATCGCCTCCATGGCTCTTGGTCAGGCTGTGGGCTTCAAACGCTCCATCCCTTTCCTTTCCGGTATAGTCATCGGCGGCATGGTCATGGATATTCTGACTGCCATGGGCCTTGCAGAACTGTTCATGCGCTATCCGCAGGTCTCATCGGTACTTAAGGTCGGCGGCATGATCTACATCCTCTACCTTGCATGGAAGGTCTTGAATATGCAGGCCAATTCGTCCGGGCAGCCCAAGGCATTCAAATTCGTGGAAGGTCTGGCCCTGCATCCGCTGAACCCGAAACATTATGCCATGACCGTCTCTGCCTTCGCCCAATTCGCCGACCCGAACGCAAACAGCTTCATGGAAATTCTGATCTTTGTGGGCACCTTCACCTGCGGAGCGGCCCTCTTCCATTCCCTGTGGTGCTTTGCAGGCGAATCGTTTATGAAAATGCTGCGTTCACCAATGATCCGCCATACAGTTAATATATCTATGGTCGTACTTATGGTCGGAGCTACGGCCTATGCACTTTATAAATAA